One Lucilia cuprina isolate Lc7/37 chromosome 4, ASM2204524v1, whole genome shotgun sequence DNA segment encodes these proteins:
- the LOC124419538 gene encoding cleavage and polyadenylation specificity factor 73: MAQRSDNVPAEESDLLLIKPLGAGQEVGRSCIMLEFKGKKIMLDCGIHPGLSGMDALPYVDLIEADEVDLLFISHFHLDHCGALPWFLMKTSFRGRCFMTHATKAIYRWMLSDYIKISNISTEQMLYTEADLEASMEKIETINFHEERDVMGVRFCAYNAGHVLGAAMFMIEIAGIKILYTGDFSRQEDRHLMAAEIPTMKPDVLITESTYGTHIHEKREDRENRFTSLVQKIVTQGGRCLIPVFALGRAQELLLILDEYWSQNPDLHDIPIYYASSLAKKCMAVYQTYINAMNDKIRRQIAVNNPFVFRHISNLKGIDHFDDIGPCVVMASPGMMQSGLSRELFENWCTDPKNGVIIAGYCVEGTLAKTILSEPEEITTLSGQKLPLNMSVDYISFSAHTDYQQTSEFIRLLKPQHVVLVHGEQNEMSRLKMALQREYEADPNTDIKFYNPRNTHSVELYFRGEKTAKVMGTLAATKPEVGNKLSGVLVKREFNYHLLAASDLSKYTDMSMSVVTQRQSIPWNSSLTTLQLLLDRIGGAGTVEVLEEDKHIRAFSCIDLTVEGKIIIMEWQATPVNDMFADSVLACVMQTEMGGTNIKGTTAQSKSDRTHFKECLLETLQDTFGENTVPKMFKGDILPVTVAGKSVEVNLETLAVTTKDDENLRQIVNTTVQKLYQALVTL; this comes from the exons ATGGCACAAAGGAGTGATAATGTACCAGCAGAAGAAAGCGATTTATTACTTATTAAACCACt TGGTGCCGGTCAGGAGGTGGGTCGGTCATGTATAATGTTGGAATTTAAGGGAAAGAAAATAATG TTAGATTGTGGTATACATCCTGGTCTGTCGGGGATGGATGCTTTGCCGTATGTGGATTTAATCGAAGCTGACGAAGTTGATTTATTGTTCATATCACA ttttcatttagaTCATTGTGGGGCACTGCCgtggtttttaatgaaaacaagttTTCGTGGACGATGTTTTATGACCCATGCCACCAAAGCCATCTACAGATGGATGTTATCTGATTACATAAAAATCAGTAATATTTCGACAGAACAAATGTTATATACCGAAGCAGATCTTGAAGCGTCTATGGAAAAAATAGAAACCATAAATTTCCATGAGGAACGTGATGTTATGGGCGTGCGTTTTTGTGCCTACAATGCCGGTCATGTATTAGGTGCAGCAATGTTTATGATTGAAATTGCTGGcattaaaattctatatacGGGAGATTTTTCAAGGCAAGAAGATCGCCATTTAATGGCAGCGGAAATACCCACTATGAAGCCGGATGTTTTAATTACGGAATCTACATATGGAACACATATACATGAAAAACGTGAGGATCGAGAAAATCGTTTTACATCGTTGGTACAGAAGATTGTTACTCAAGGTGGTCGTTGTCTTATACCAGTATTTGCGTTGGGTCGAGCACAGGAATTGCTTTTGATTTTGGATGAATACTGGTCACAAAATCCTGATTTACATGACATTCCCATATATTACGCTTCCTCTTTGGCTAAAAAATGCATGGCTGTTTATCAAACGTATATAAATGCCATGAACGACAAAATTCGTCGACAAATTGCTGTCAACAATCCATTTGTGTTTCGTCACATTTCCAATTTAAAGGGTATTGATCATTTTGATGATATTGGTCCTTGCGTTGTTATGGCATCGCCTGGTATGATGCAGAGTGGCTTATCTCGTGAATTATTTGAGAATTGGTGTACAGATCCCAAGAATGGTGTTATAATTGCTGGTTATTGCGTTGAGGGAACTTTAGCTAAGACTATACTATCGGAACCAGAGGAGATTACAACACTTTCTGGACAAAAATTGCCTCTTAATATGTCTGTCGATTACATTTCGTTCTCAGCACATACCGATTATCAACAAACTAGTGAATTTATAAGACTATTGAAGCCTCAACATGTG gtTTTAGTACATGGTGAGCAAAATGAAATGTCACGTCTTAAAATGGCTTTACAACGTGAATACGAAGCCGATCCAAATACAgatataaaattctataatcCACGCAATACACATTCTGTTGAATTGTATTTTCGAGGAGAAAAAACTGCAAAAGTAATGGGTACCTTGGCGGCAACAAAACCTGAAGTTGGTAACAAATTATCTGGCGTTTTAGTAAAAAGAGAGTTCAACTATCATCTTTTAGCAGCGTCCGATTTGTCCA aatatactGATATGAGCATGTCTGTGGTGACACAGCGACAATCCATTCCGTGGAACAGTTCATTAACTACTTTACAACTACTATTGGATCGTATTGGTGGTGCAGGTACCGTTGAAGTTCTTGAAGAAGATAAACACATACGTGCTTTCAGTTGCATTGATTTAACAGTCGAggggaaaattattataatggaATGGCAAGCTACACCAGTCAATGATATGTTTGCCGACTCGGTGTTGGCTTGTGTAATGCAAACAGAAATGGGTGGTACAAACATTAAGGGTACCACAGCTCAATCAAAATCAGATCGTACACACTTTAAAGAGTGCCTGTTAGAGACATTGCAGGATACTTTTGGTGAAAATACGGTGCCAAAAATGTTTAAGGGCGACATTTTACCCGTAACCGTGGCTGGAAAAAGTGTAGAAGTGAACCTAGAAACtttg GCTGTGACAACAAAGGACGATGAAAATTTGAGGCAAATTGTTAATACGACTGTTCAAAAATTGTACCAAGCTTTAGTGACCCTATAa